AGATGAAGGATGTTGAAGAAGTAAAGAAATGCGTTATTGATGAATTAAAATCTGGATTGGAGCCAATAAAAATTGTGAATGAGCTAGCTGAAACATTATTGAAGGTTGGCGAAAAATATGAGAATGGAGAATACTTCCTTTCAGAGTTGATGATGGCGGGCATATTAGCTACAGAAGTAATCAACCTGCTTGAACCTTACTTAGCCAAAGATCAAGAAAGCGAAACTAAAATGAAAATTGTTATCGGTACTGTTAAAGGAGATATACATGACATAGGTAAAAATATCGTTATCATGATGTTGCGTGCTGTAGGTTTTCAAGTTTTAGATCTTGGTGTAGATGTGTCAGTCGAGAAGTTCATGGATTCTATTAGGAATGAACGACCAAAAGTCCTTGGAATGTCCGCTCTTCTGACATCTACAATTAATGAGATGAAAATTGTTATCGATGCTTTAGAAAACGAAGGTCTAAGGGAAAGTGTTAAAATAATCATCGGTGGCAGGCCTGTTTCAGAAGAATTTGCACAAGAGATTGGTGCTGATGGATATGGTAGGGATTCAGTAGACGCAAT
This genomic stretch from Candidatus Bathyarchaeota archaeon harbors:
- a CDS encoding corrinoid protein, with the translated sequence MASLKDAILQMKDVEEVKKCVIDELKSGLEPIKIVNELAETLLKVGEKYENGEYFLSELMMAGILATEVINLLEPYLAKDQESETKMKIVIGTVKGDIHDIGKNIVIMMLRAVGFQVLDLGVDVSVEKFMDSIRNERPKVLGMSALLTSTINEMKIVIDALENEGLRESVKIIIGGRPVSEEFAQEIGADGYGRDSVDAIKVVKKFID